The Thermococcus henrietii genome segment TGGCTATGACGAGCTCGTGGTAACCTTCGCCCTTGTAAGTTCTCTCCTCGCCGTCTTTGGTGGTGTATTTGAACTCGCTCGGGTACGGCCTTTCGTAGAGCTTGGACAGTATTCCGAAGAGCAACAGGAGGTCCTGAACTTCCCTGAGTAGCTCGCGGTCCTTGGATGTTAACCTTATCGCCTTGTCGTTATCAACGTAGCCATCTGCACTGAAGAGGCCACGGAGGAAAGCCGCTATCTCCCTCGGCTTTAGCCTGAAGACGATTTCTGGAACGCGCTTGTCGTTGGTTTTGACGATACCCTCAATCCACTCGTAGGCTTTTCCCCTGACGCCGAGCTTAATCTGGTTGCCGTAGCGGTGGGGCTCGGCTTTGATTCCGAAGTGTTTGACGAGTATCTCTCTGACTTTCCAGGCTGTTTCCTCTTCCTTTTCGGCATTGAAGTAGAACCATGCCCTTCTGTCTTTAGTGTTGAGGTATCCGTCTCCAATGAACCAGCCGAGAACGAAGGCAAGGTCTTCCCCTATGCTCTCGCTTCCGAAGTCATCTTCGACTTCAAAGCGCGGGAGGAGTATTTTGTCACCCGGAGCGATGTCCTTAACTTCCTTCCAGCCCTCTGGAGTCATGAGCTTGTGGTCAAGTGTTGCGGTTATTTCGTATCCTTCTTTTGTCTTCACCCTTGCGACGGTTTTCCTGCCGACCTTCCAGACGTAGGCGGGAACTGCTATCGGGTCAGCAATCGCCAGCTCAGCTCCGTGAACCGTTTTGTACTCCACCTTTTCTTCTCCCGGAAGGAGGACCTCAACAGCGTAGGCGTAAGGCTCTCCTCCATCGGTTATGCCCTCTACTGCAACGGCCTCTTTCTTTCCGCGCTTTTTCGCGAGCGTGAAGAGTTCTTCCGCTTTAATGTACCCTTCTGGGGTAAGAATCCTCGTCTCCCCGACCACACACGGGTTAGTAGCCCTTATCGGCCCTCCCTTCGCTTCCGCCAAAACGTTCCTCCTGTTGATGACGTCGAAGAATATAACGCCGGGGTCGGCCTTGCTCCAGGCCATGAAGGCCAACTCCTCGAAGAGGCTCTTGGGGTCGACCTCCTTGACCTTTTCACCGGTCCTGGGGTTCACGAGCGGGTAGCGCTTGCCCTCCTTCAGGGCCTCCCAGAAGTCCTCCCATATGCCGACGCTGATGTTGAAGTTGCTGAGCACGTTGGTTCCGGTGTTTCTCTCCTTCGCGTGAATGAACTTCTCTATGTCCGGGTGCCAGACCTCCAGGATTCCCATGTTCGCTCCGCGCCTTACGCCTCCCTGCTTGATGACGTCGCTGACCGCATCGATGAGGTGCATGAAGGAAACGGGCCCGCTGTTGGAGGTGTAAACTCCGTTCCCCGTGAGGAGATGAACTTCCTCAACCTGGAGGTCATAGACATGGCGCTTTCCAAGGGGCTCTATCTTAGTTATCCTCGTTGGATACAGTTTTGAAAGCATTTCAAAGTACTTGACTTCCTCTTCATCAAGACCGAGTTCATCTTTAAGCTCAAGCACCTTCCTTATAAAGGCCCTGTGTGTTACCTTCGAGTTGTAAGCTAAGAGCTTGTAGTCCCTCTGTATCTTTGCCCTCGTCTCCGGGTTCTTTATGCGGTATATCACGTTGAACGGGAAGGAATACTTCTTGTTCTTCCCGTTCTCTTCGAGGTTATTAATCGCTTCATTGGCTATTTCTGACAGTTTGACTGACTCTTTTAGGGTTTCAAATGCCTTGAGCTTCATGTCCCTCGTCTGAACTCTGAGTGTGTAGACGGTTCTGTGGCCGGGAGCGTTTGGGCTGTACTCCTGTATGCTTGTGACGATTCCAAGGGCCATGAAGAGGAGCTGGGCGTCCTTTATGAACTCCTTTGAAACGGACTTGAAGGCTATTCTGTAGTGCTGGTCGAGCGTGCCGTCCCCATCAAAGAACCCTGCCAAGAACGCGGCCATGACCGACGGCGGGCTCCTGAAGATGGCCTCCGGAACGCGTATGTTTTCAGATTTGTCCTTCGAGAGGTTGTTCTCCTCAAGGAACTTCACTATCTTCGTTGAGGGAATGACGAGTGTTATCTTGTGGCTCTCTTCCCTCAGGAACTCCTTTGGTTCGATGCCAAAGAGCTCTTTAAAGTACCTTCTGACCTTCTCCTTTATCCCCGTTTCACTCTGGTTCAGGTAGATTTCTATCTTTGAGTTCTTCCTTCTCCCGTTCTCGAAATAGTGTCTCACGTGACCATCCGCGTAGATTATGCCGAGGAGATATGCGAGTTTCTCATCGAGTATTGATGGTAATTTCACTTCGTAACCTTTACTCTTCAGCTCAACGTCCGTCTTCAGCTTGATGTATTCTCCACCTTCCCACTCTGGGGCAAGGATGTAGATGTAATCGCCGACGTTCAGTTCCCTTAGGGGCTTAAGGAGGGGATTACCGTTTTCATCAAAGACGAGGAACTTGTGGTCGTCCGTAACCTTGAGCTCGTAGCCATCCTCTGTAACGACCCTAAATACCTCCATTTCTCCGTTGTCATAGGCCTCTATAATGCTCCTAAGTCCTGCGTGGGTGATGATTTTTGGTTTCTCTCCGTGCACTATTTCCTCTATTGGGATGAAGCCCCTGTCGGTGAGAATCCTCGTGTCTCCCGTGAAACACGCCGCTCCAGCCGTAGAACCGACGAAATCACCTTCAGGACGGAGCTTTGAGAAATTAACTCCGGTGCCGCCCCCTGCCTTTTGTATCATGGCCACGTCGTGCGCGGCCTTCATTATGCTCTCCATATCGTCCTCTATCGGGACAACGAAGCATGCCGAGAGCATTCCCAACGGCCTACCTGAGTTGATGAGGGCCGGGGTGTTGGGCATGAAGACTTGGCCGGCCATGAGCCTGAAGTACTCCTCTATTTCAGCCTCGTAGTCGTCGAAGGCCCCGTTCTCGAGCATGCTTAGGAACTCGTCTATCGAGACCTTCATCTTCCCCTTCTCTGCCAGCTCGCGGTAGAGGTTCACGAGCCTCTCGAAGTGGTACCTGTTGAGCTTGAAGCGTCCGATTGAGTACTTCCCGTCGAACTCCTCGAAGTGCTCAAGGTAGTACTTGACCCGGCTTAAATCCTGCTCGTGCTTTCCTTCCTTGTCGTAAACGCGCTCGTCGTAGAGTAAATCGGGGATGACCGCGAGGGTGGCGACCCTTTCAAAGAGCTCCCTGGGGCTCTCAACAATCTCCCCCTTCTCGTTCCTTATGAGGTATCTGCTCGCCAAAACGCGGAGGGCGTTGAGGGAGAAGCGCTTGTCGATTTCATCGAGCCTGTCCTTGTTGAGGATTTTCTTCTTCTCCTCCCTGATTTCGGCCTTCTTCTTGCGGTAGAGGATGTATGCCTTGGCGACGTCGAAGAGGCCCGCTCTCATGAGCTCGAGCTCAACGATGTCCTGTATGTTCTCGATGTTGGGAATCTGGCCGTCGTAGAGCTCGTTGACGCGCCTGACGACCCTTCTGACAACCCTATTGAGCAGCTTTTCGTCGTGGATTCCAACTTCGAGCATTGCCCTCCGGATGGCCCACCTTATACGCTCCCTATCAAAAGGTACGATTCTACCGTCTCTTTTCATCACTTTTTCAACGGCCATATAAACACCCCTGACACACAGCTGTGTATAAATCTGACCATTGGTAAAATCATCAGCACCGCCACTCTCGCCGGGTTCCCTAATATACCTTGCCCTGCTTCGACTTGCCACCCTGACGAATTCTGAGTTATCACCTTGGATGGTAGGGGACGGGTAGAAAAGGGGGATGGACAACTTAGAGGGACTCGTACATCAGCTTCAACCTGTACGCGTGGGTTAGTTCTTCTCTCGCGAGGTGGAGAAAGAGGTCGCTGAAGGGCTCACCCAGGAGCTTCGCGAGCTTTGAGTACATTTCGTAGGCGTGCTTTTCCCTCAGGACGGCTTCGACCACGAGCTCCTCGAAGCTCTCTGGTTTGGCCCTCTCATCGCTCAGGACAGGTTCTATTGACAGTTCGTCCATGTAGTCGATGATTAGGTTTTCGAGGGTCCCTTCGTTTAGGAGTCCAGCGAGGGTTTTACGGTGTCTGAGTTCCTCCTCGGCTATGAGCGCGAAGGTGTCCCTCAGTTCCGGCCTCTCAAAGAGCGCGTACGTTTCCCCTAGCTTGTAGAGGTTGTAGAGCTCGTTTTCCTGCCAGATTAGCCTCTCTATCAGCTCCCTTGCCTTCATTCCACAACCCTCAGGTAGTCCAGGAGTTCCCTTACGCTCGGCAGGACGAGGTCCGGCTTAATCTCGCTCCGCTCGACGTCCTCTAATGTGCTCACGCCTGTGAGAACCATTATCGCCTTCATGCCGAAGCGCTTCGCGAAGGCAATGTCTGTGTCAAGCCTGTCCCCGACCATCCATACCTCGTCAACTGGCCCGAGCTTTTCCATCACTACTTCATAGGCCGGTTCGTTGGGCTTTCCTATGATTAGGGGCTCCCTCTCACTTGAAGCCTTCAGCGACGCTATTATCGCCCCCGCCCCGGGGTAGAGTCCCTCCTCCGCCGGGTACGTGGTGTCGGGGTTCGTTCCGATAAAGCTCGCCCCGTTCCTTATCGCCAGCGTCCCGTACTTGAGCTTCTCGTAGGTTAGCTCGGGGTCAAGGCCAACCACAACGTGCTCGATTTCCTTCCATTTCCCTTCCCTGCACTCCCCGATGCTTACAACGCCCCAGCCGAGCCTTTTCATCTCCTCGTGGAGGCCCTCCCCCCCGATGACGAAAACCTTCCCCGGTTTGAGGTGCTTTGCCATGTAGAGTCTCGTGGCGAGGCCAGAGGGGACTATTCTCTCCGCCGGGACGTCTATACCCATCGAGAGGAGCTTCTGCCGGTAGGCCTCCGGTGTTTTCGTTGAGTTGTTGGTGAGAAATACGAAGGGAATCCCCTTTTCCTTCAGGTATTTGATTACCTCCCGCGAACCCTCAATTGGTCGGTTTCCGCGGTAGAGGACGCCGTCCATGTCGAACACTATTCCAATCATGCTCCCACCGGAGGGAGAAGGTGGGGGAAGTATAAAAGCTCACTGGCTCGCGTCGAGCCTCAGCGTCACCTCTATCCCGTCGGTCTGACACTCGTTGCCGGCCTTTTTCGGCAGTTCCAGGTTCATCTCGACCCTTGCCTTCTCCCCTGGCTTGAGCTTTACCGGCAGGGTGATTGCCCTACCGTTGAGGTCGTCGAGGGTTTTGTTCACGAGCACGGACTTCCCGTTCACGCTGATTGTTTTCAGAACCAGCCACTTTCCAAGCTCTCCGACCTTGGGCGTTGAATCGACGTCCTTCTCGGCATTGGACATTTTGACCTCGTAATCCCTTACCGTGAGGGTCAGGGTCAGTCGCCCTATGGCCACGGTGCCTCCGTTCTTCACGTAGAAGCCGACCCTTCTGGCGTCGCCGGGGACGAGGTTCTTGAGCTCGAAGAGCTTCAGGCTGTGGTAGAAGCGCTTCCCGTCCCTGCTTATGGTAACGCTCAGCTCCCCGCTCGTTATCCTGTTTCCCTTTGAGAGCGCCGAGTCCGTAAAGAGGGAGCGGGAGACGCCCGCGACGAGGAGCAGACAGAACAACGTGGCAACTAACAGTGAGCGTTTCATCTTGACTGCCTCCGGTGGTAGTCACTGGGGGTTGGCGTTCATCCCTTATATTCTTTTCGCTTATTCGTTGTAATTACTCACTTATGAACGTAGATATTGAGCTTAAGACTCTGTATTGTTCCGTTGACGGCCTTCAGGATGAGCTCCTTTGCCGGTGTTTCGGCGTAGTTTCCGTCCCGCGGCGCCGGCGGGAGTTTTGGCTGGCGGTCCTTGAACAGGAGGAACCAGAGCTGCCACCTGCCCGGCCTGTCTATCCTGAAGGTGTACCTCTTCTCGAACTCGGGCGTCCAGTTGCCCTCGAGCTTCACCGGAACCGGTGGAAGGGTGACGTTGAACCAGCCGGGCATGGGGTACATCTCGTGGATTATCGTCGTGTTCGTCCTGTTGTCCCAGGTTAAGTTCACGAGCCAAATCTGGACGTAGTAGGTGACGTTCCTGTGTTCGTGGTTTACGATTCCTATTATGACTGTTGCGTTCTGTCCGACTGTCAGGTTGGTGGGGTAGTCGCTCGCCTTGCCGTTCGGGCCGAGGATGTAGAACTCTGTGAAAGCTTCTCCGGGCTTCGGATGGGTCACGACGTAGGCCAAGACTCCCACGGAGGTCACGATTGCGATTATCAGAATCACGGTGAGCGCTTTGTCGAGCCTGCTCGCCTCCTCCCACTCGAGCTCCCTCTTAATGTCCTCAGGGGTTATCCAGGGAATCCAGGGCTCGATTGCGTTCTTCCTCCTGTAAACCGCCGCGAGGGCGAAGATTATGTTGAAGAGGGTCAGGCTGACGAGGATTGGCTTGAGCCTTATCCCCCAGGGAGTGTAGTTGAGGGCGAGGCCTATGAGGGGGACTATCGCTATGCTGAGACCGAAGCTCAGCGCCAGCCTCTCGAGGTTGTCAAGCTCCTTCCTCTCGGGGAAGAGGGCCGTTACGAAGGCGTAGCCC includes the following:
- a CDS encoding adenosylcobalamin-dependent ribonucleoside-diphosphate reductase: MAVEKVMKRDGRIVPFDRERIRWAIRRAMLEVGIHDEKLLNRVVRRVVRRVNELYDGQIPNIENIQDIVELELMRAGLFDVAKAYILYRKKKAEIREEKKKILNKDRLDEIDKRFSLNALRVLASRYLIRNEKGEIVESPRELFERVATLAVIPDLLYDERVYDKEGKHEQDLSRVKYYLEHFEEFDGKYSIGRFKLNRYHFERLVNLYRELAEKGKMKVSIDEFLSMLENGAFDDYEAEIEEYFRLMAGQVFMPNTPALINSGRPLGMLSACFVVPIEDDMESIMKAAHDVAMIQKAGGGTGVNFSKLRPEGDFVGSTAGAACFTGDTRILTDRGFIPIEEIVHGEKPKIITHAGLRSIIEAYDNGEMEVFRVVTEDGYELKVTDDHKFLVFDENGNPLLKPLRELNVGDYIYILAPEWEGGEYIKLKTDVELKSKGYEVKLPSILDEKLAYLLGIIYADGHVRHYFENGRRKNSKIEIYLNQSETGIKEKVRRYFKELFGIEPKEFLREESHKITLVIPSTKIVKFLEENNLSKDKSENIRVPEAIFRSPPSVMAAFLAGFFDGDGTLDQHYRIAFKSVSKEFIKDAQLLFMALGIVTSIQEYSPNAPGHRTVYTLRVQTRDMKLKAFETLKESVKLSEIANEAINNLEENGKNKKYSFPFNVIYRIKNPETRAKIQRDYKLLAYNSKVTHRAFIRKVLELKDELGLDEEEVKYFEMLSKLYPTRITKIEPLGKRHVYDLQVEEVHLLTGNGVYTSNSGPVSFMHLIDAVSDVIKQGGVRRGANMGILEVWHPDIEKFIHAKERNTGTNVLSNFNISVGIWEDFWEALKEGKRYPLVNPRTGEKVKEVDPKSLFEELAFMAWSKADPGVIFFDVINRRNVLAEAKGGPIRATNPCVVGETRILTPEGYIKAEELFTLAKKRGKKEAVAVEGITDGGEPYAYAVEVLLPGEEKVEYKTVHGAELAIADPIAVPAYVWKVGRKTVARVKTKEGYEITATLDHKLMTPEGWKEVKDIAPGDKILLPRFEVEDDFGSESIGEDLAFVLGWFIGDGYLNTKDRRAWFYFNAEKEEETAWKVREILVKHFGIKAEPHRYGNQIKLGVRGKAYEWIEGIVKTNDKRVPEIVFRLKPREIAAFLRGLFSADGYVDNDKAIRLTSKDRELLREVQDLLLLFGILSKLYERPYPSEFKYTTKDGEERTYKGEGYHELVIANYSRKLFAEKIGFEGYKTEKLSLKKTKRDEPIVTVESVEVLGEELVYDFTVPEKHSYISNGFLSHNCGEEPLYEYESCNLASINLAKFVKYDDEGKPYFDWDEYAYVIQKVAKYLDNAIDVNRFPLPEINHNTKLTRRIGVGMMGLADALFKLGIPYNSEEGFAFMRKATEYLTFYAYKYSVEAAKKRGTFPLYEKSRYKDGELPVEGFYHREIWTLPWDELVEEIKRHGVRNGMVTTCPPTGSVSMIADTSSGIEPIFALVYKKSVTVGEFYYVDPVFESELKKRGLWSEQLLKKISDNYGSVQGLEEIPEDMQRVFVTSMDVHWLDHILAQANIQLWLTDSASKTINMPNDVTVEDVKAAYLLAYKLGCKGITVYRDGSLSVQVYSVEGEKRKRVPAKPSSYAVEKLKAVVEAEPWLAKFINVEAILNGTNGKEKKEAPALSFSLSTAKTITPKTPEHPHHAEKPEIPEEKIKELLGVAYCPVCYEKDGELVELRMESGCATCPRCGWSKCVIS
- a CDS encoding ferritin family protein; this encodes MKARELIERLIWQENELYNLYKLGETYALFERPELRDTFALIAEEELRHRKTLAGLLNEGTLENLIIDYMDELSIEPVLSDERAKPESFEELVVEAVLREKHAYEMYSKLAKLLGEPFSDLFLHLAREELTHAYRLKLMYESL
- a CDS encoding HAD-IIA family hydrolase; its protein translation is MIGIVFDMDGVLYRGNRPIEGSREVIKYLKEKGIPFVFLTNNSTKTPEAYRQKLLSMGIDVPAERIVPSGLATRLYMAKHLKPGKVFVIGGEGLHEEMKRLGWGVVSIGECREGKWKEIEHVVVGLDPELTYEKLKYGTLAIRNGASFIGTNPDTTYPAEEGLYPGAGAIIASLKASSEREPLIIGKPNEPAYEVVMEKLGPVDEVWMVGDRLDTDIAFAKRFGMKAIMVLTGVSTLEDVERSEIKPDLVLPSVRELLDYLRVVE
- a CDS encoding TasA family protein encodes the protein MKRSLLVATLFCLLLVAGVSRSLFTDSALSKGNRITSGELSVTISRDGKRFYHSLKLFELKNLVPGDARRVGFYVKNGGTVAIGRLTLTLTVRDYEVKMSNAEKDVDSTPKVGELGKWLVLKTISVNGKSVLVNKTLDDLNGRAITLPVKLKPGEKARVEMNLELPKKAGNECQTDGIEVTLRLDASQ
- a CDS encoding DUF1616 domain-containing protein yields the protein MDVLIAAFPDSLARKALGLAFVLFFPGYAFVTALFPERKELDNLERLALSFGLSIAIVPLIGLALNYTPWGIRLKPILVSLTLFNIIFALAAVYRRKNAIEPWIPWITPEDIKRELEWEEASRLDKALTVILIIAIVTSVGVLAYVVTHPKPGEAFTEFYILGPNGKASDYPTNLTVGQNATVIIGIVNHEHRNVTYYVQIWLVNLTWDNRTNTTIIHEMYPMPGWFNVTLPPVPVKLEGNWTPEFEKRYTFRIDRPGRWQLWFLLFKDRQPKLPPAPRDGNYAETPAKELILKAVNGTIQSLKLNIYVHK